One Thamnophis elegans isolate rThaEle1 chromosome 2, rThaEle1.pri, whole genome shotgun sequence genomic window, tattaaaataaaaagtgaagAAATTACTTAGCTGTATCTATGGCCAGCCTTATATCTGCAGCCTAAAATGACAGAGTTGACTCTAATATGTGTCTGAAATGGATAAAAAAGTGAACAGGAGCAACCTTTATCTTATATAGCAAGGTAACTTTGACAGAATAATCATTATTCACAGATTCCCTAGAAAAGACCCCTTTGCTGGAGTTAGCATAGGAGAAAGTAACTGGGACATATAGTGTCCTTAAGATTGGAGAATGGATTGGAAGCCATCTGGAAATTGTTTTGGGCCAGACTAAACgtttaggacagtggtgggtttgtactggttttactactggtttgcttgtgtgtgtgcatgtgcgacGCTTCTGCGCAGAAGTGTCCGAGCAAATGTGTGGAGCTTCCCACCCACCacccctaccagtttggctgaaccgggctgaaccagaagcaacccacctctggtttaggaGCCAGTTGTCTACTTCCCATTTCAAATCCTGTGGGCGTTTCCTCCCTACATACAAAAATGATGACTGTGTGTAACCACTCACATTAACTTAGGAAACCAAAACCATTATGAAACTAACTGAATTCAGCACACTTCCTCTGTCAAAAAGCGTGAAATATTTATCTAATTCCACTCTAGCCAAAACATGAGGAAGGGtgcagcagggacgtgcaggcaggggaggcagagcctcaccactgtcatcatgaaaagaaaagaaaaggaaaaaggcaagagctgaggtcaggctgagctagttgctgccagagtcaccgtggatgactctgcttaaaagagcctctaaaaaagtgtcctctacaggtggaggcaggagaacgacatgccacatctagtctgactttttatgatcactcgagcagagttaatcaagggttaaaagctgacatagatgaggcacatcgttctcttgcctcctcctgtagagggcgcttttttaagaggcttttttaaacagttaagcactaagcagagtcatccacggtgactctggcagcaactagctcagcctgacctcagctcttgcctttttccttttacatttttttttcttttcttgatggcaggcaagagcagagttgaaatcctctctgaaacatctggaaaaggtacgtgtgggtcggagggagggggaggaattcaaacttcatcctcctggtgcaactttctgtgtgtgtgtttgagagaggggggagggagcatattgagacagttctttagtttatgcactatgtaacactctaatactatgcctttgggtcttctgaaattttaattatccaatcataagcaaaaacaatgttttcagtagaatgaatttccacttctacttacacctgccagccaaaatgctgctagtggtattgctaacatgggttgaggaggaaaacctaaattttctgaatcctggtacaactttgtgtgtgtgtgtgtgtgtgtttgagagaggggggatggagggaggaaggaggggaagggagaagaaaaagaaagaaggaaacttatttagcaaaggagaaaaacaaatgctgtcgctttaaatcggaattgagcatgcctggctgtggaatcctgggagttgaagtccataagtctaaaaaagttgctgcctcaccagccataaacctcaccgcacgtcactggggtGCAGTGAACGCTTGCCGGTTACAATTGCTCTCTATAGGTTGAAATGTTAGAGTAGGCCAAAGGAAGCAAATAGCAAACTTTAAATGTTTACCCCATGCAGAACTTACTTGCTAGATAACTATGTTTCAGGCATGCTGCATTTTGATAAAAATAATTAGACAACCGCGCTTAGAAAACACAAAAGCAGTCACTTCTTGGATTGGCATTACTAAAGCTGTTTCTACATAATCAGCTCCTTTGCCATGTTTAGCATTCTTGCTGGGACTTGATTATAGTTATTAACTCCCAACACTATCATCTCTGAACTGCAGTACGAGGCCTACAATGACTAGCTACAGTCTCCTGAGTAAGAGGGAAAGCTGCAAAGGGAATATCACTCCATCTCTGCTGCTTGATGCACTAATTCAGAACAGGGTGTTGTTGGCCACATAAATGCACCAGTCTCAAGAAAGTGCCAAATCTGGGCTGCTTTGAGATACCTGATCACATCCAAAGATAAAACGACTTCCCAATTTAGATGCAAAATTAAATAATGGTGATTTTGCAAGACAATCCAGATGGGAAAACCCTGACAAAGGATCAAAAGTGGTGGGAGCTTGATGACCATTGTTTGATACTGGGGCACCACATTTTTCTGATTTGACATCCTACTTCCCTTTTACTGCCCTCTTAGATTTCCTTCCAATCAATTGCAAACCACTTTCCTATCTCAATGCCTCCCAATTCTTGACAATGCTTAGCATGCATCCCTGAATGTATAGGCAGTATCATtcctctctttattttatttttcagggggccctccctttttaaaaaaatgatgcacAATATCACACTGTCAGCCCTCGGAGGCAGTTCAGGTCAGAAATCGAACCCTGTATAAAAGACCcataataaaagaatcttaaaagtCTGCCAGTTTCCCTTCATCCTCTCTCTTACGGCATGCAGAATTGAGGCAATTTacgcttccttctttcccaagGCTGAGATTTCACATACAGTCTCTCTTACTTTTTTTAACgtttttgcatttgttttctatttctaattttctCTATACAGACACATCCCTTCAGTCGGGCCTCAGAGtcaactgagattttttttttttttggtaaatgaGTCCAGAATAGCAAACATGGATATCTAGGTAGTACAAAGTACAAGGATGCAGAATAGAATTGATGCTCCCTTCAGTTCCTTCCCTTCTTCAAATAATTCTGGGGAGCATCCATCAGCATGTCTATCCCTGTCTAATATCTTTATAATAGTAGTTATGGAGGagcccaagagccgaggtggcgcagtggttagggtgcagtactgcaggccacttcagctgactgttatctgcagttcagcggttctaatctcaccggctcaaggttgactcagccttccatccttccgaggtgggtaaaatgaggacccagactgggggcgatatgctgactctgtaaaccgcttagagagggctgaaagccctatgaagcggtatataagtctaactgctattgctattgcccaatAGCTAAGAATAAATGTCCTAATTTGTATTTGAACCCATACCTCCAAAAATCAAGTTCAGTAACAATCCTTTCTCATTCAGGTCTGTTCCTTTCACCTCCACTCACTCTAAATTGTATGCAATGCACTCCTATTCGGGAAAGAACTCTCACTGAGCCTCAAATGGATTGAATCCCAAGGAAGAATGATGAGAGTTTTAATACCATAAGATCTTCAGCTTGCTTCCCCGACATggggaacagaaaaataaaagcaatgcactATGAATAATTCTAGAGTTTTGGAGGGAAGAAACTGCCCCTTCCAACTTAAAAGATGTTTTCAGTTGACCAAACACGACAACTTCCCAGTGGTCACCTAATATATTAAACCATAGTTTGATTGAATACATGTAGTGACTAAAGCACAATTGGTTGTTTTTAACTTCCTTAAGCAATAAAGTATGGTTTACAAAACATAAGAGCTTCGGTTTACAATGACACATTAAACCAAATTCAAACCAACCACCACATTTGTGTTTTTCCTAAGATTAAAGTGCTAGAATAGAGTTGCAAAAATCTGGGTAACCCCATGGATGGCAGCAAAGACTTTGCATTTTCTGAACCTCTTTGCTTCCATCTAGGGGTGATCTGGGATTCTGCAGCCCAGATGGGGTAGCTTGATGCACAAGCTCAATTTATTGCATACTTTcccaaatattaataatattcttAGAGTGCCACGTTGGCAAATGAAAGAAAAGCGGCAGATTAAAGCATAGTCACGAGGAACTCAGGCTGTTGTTGAAAGAGCAGCTTGGCTTTAGGATAATGGACAAGAGGATAAAATAACAGTAAAGCTAATGTTTCTTGCTGGCTTCAGTCCAGATGCcaacttctctccctctctccctccttccctccgtccCTTGTTGACTGAACATCCAACTGCAATTCATAAGCAGCTCTGCCCTCAGAACACGCCGTGCCGCTTCTCTGCACCAGCAGATGGGTGAGCGCATTGAAAACACAAATCCCAATCCTCCCAGCACTAACACAGGATGATGACATACCAGCACTCCCCAGGAAGAAATGAAAAGCAGTTGGAGCAATCCAACTCCTTGCTTCTATCCGTAGCTGCTACATTTTCAGCAGCCAGACTAGTGTGAATGACAAAAGAAAAgctggattggcagaagctggagcacACCTGAAAATCTGTACATTCCAGAAGGACCACAACTTCTGAGAAAAAAAAGCTTCTATATACTGCACAATTAGGCTCCAACTTCCCTCATTTCTATGAAGTATAACCAAGATGACAGTTGTCACCTTGTAAACTCTAGCAAGAACCCACAGCAGGAGCCTTTCAAAACTCCCAGACAGAAGAAACCCAGCTGTTTGCAGCATAATCAAGACAGGCTTTGTAACTCTTCAAAGATTAGCACATCCATTATGGCCTGCGCTCAGGCAAGAAAAACATTCTAAattgttaaaccagtgtttctcaaccgtggccacTTGAAGATAGGTGACTTcaagttggggaattctgagagttgaagtccatccatcttcaaaCTGCCAATGCTGAGGAAACACCATGTTAAACTAACGCAAGGCTATGTACGGTATTTACACATATTAATATACATGGGTCGAGTATTTCTTCCTATGATTTTCTATTCTCCAAAGGAAACTTAACATGCAACTCCAATCTTGAGCatttgtctttgttacattttaaTCTCCCCTCCAGGCATGCTCTCAAGGCAGCTGCTTAATCATTGACGTGATTAAGTGTACAAGTTATTaggtgtaaaaaaaaataatctcctcCTTCCCCTGCTTTGAACATTACCCTGCTAAGCTCTGCATCTTCATCTCCTGAAGCAGTGAAATGATTTTGGTTTTGAAAAAGACAGACAGAATAGATGACCTTCAGTTGTGTTTTATTCAAACCCTGTATCCCGCTGAGTGGGTGAGGCGAAATAGGACAGATTCAACCCCGTTATACCCCCCTCGGTCTGTGCAACTCGAATGCTAAGCTCCAGAGATACCTCTTGCTATATAGAAAAAGAAGTTGAATTTAAAAGAACAGAAAAGCCCaggtttccccacccccacccccaccccacaacaACTTGTGGGATATGCCACTGCAAAGGGCCCCTTGGTATCTGAGCAACCCATCATGGGTTTCAGGCTGAGGACTTGGTTAGCCACCAAGGGAGTGCCTCACATCCAGCTCCTAAGGCTTTTGGTATCCATCTCTGATCAGGCCACACCCGGAGTTCGAATCTTTGGTATCTGCCTCCACTTTCCCAGGGGTCTTAAGAGCCAGTTGAGCAGAGTTTGTTGTAGGCCAAGTTCCCCAAGACAAGCAGCAACATCTCAGACGTGCTGCTCAGGGCCACAATAAAGGGAGCTTGGGAAGCAAAGTCAGCTTGGGCCCTTTGGAAGGAGAGTTGCAGGACGGCCAAGGCCAACAGGCTATTCTGCACCCCGACCTCAATACTGACCGTCCGACGCTGTGGCCCTGGCAGTCCTAAGCACCAGGCCAGCAGGTAGCCCACCAGCAAGCCAAAGATGGGCACAGTAACACCAGCCAGTATGATGGGGGGCCTCACGCTGGTTAGGATAAATGCTCCCATATGGTAAGCCATGAAGAGGCCTCCAATGATGAGGGTGAAGCTAAAAGGtttgatgaggaggaggaggaggcgggagacgCGGGGCAGCTTACACTTGACCAGCATGCCGCTAGAGATGGGCACTGCGATGAAGAGGAGAGTGATGAAGATCTTCAGGAAGGGCACATGCAGAGTCTCGTGTGCCCCCAACAGCCATCCGTAGAAGCTGGAGGAGAGGGGCATGAGCCCAGTGGCTGCTATTGTGGATAGGAGAGTCATGGAGATGGCCACAGTGACATCTCCACCCAGTAGAAGGCTGTAGAGATAGCCACCGCCACCACCAGGGGAGGAGCAAGAAATCACTAGCCCCAAAGCCAGTGCCTTGGGCAAAGAGAAGGCCAAGGACATGAGGTAGCCATAAAGGGGCATGACAACAAATTGGCCTAAGATGCCCAGCATGATAGGATGAGGCTGGTGAACCAGGCTTCGGAGAGCGTCCACCTCCACCTTGCAGCCAAATGCACATTTATTGAGGAAGATAAGAGGCAGGAGGGCAAAGAGGATTGGGTTCTCTGAGAAGTGACCCAGGCTCATCTTTATACTTGGCTCCAGATCAGAAGTGTCCACCCGAATCCGGAAATCAGCTCGTTCCTCAATGAGGCGATTCTGTTCCAACAATCTCAGTTGCAATGGGGCCAGGCCAGCCAAGCCAGACTGGAATCTGACAGTGAAGCTCCCTCCCCAGGAGGCACTGACGTTCTCTATGACTACCACGTTAGGCTCCAGCGAAGATGCATTTAGCCAGGCATCTGATCCCGGATAGTGGCAAGTGACCAACAAAACACCCTGGCTATGTTCAGGGAAATTGAATTCCAAAACTGTTCCGTCCCCAACATTCAGATAAGG contains:
- the SLC10A3 gene encoding P3 protein, producing the protein MPSSSFGTMSGTHILFLFFLFLKLFVTGWTQGATVSDPYLNVGDGTVLEFNFPEHSQGVLLVTCHYPGSDAWLNASSLEPNVVVIENVSASWGGSFTVRFQSGLAGLAPLQLRLLEQNRLIEERADFRIRVDTSDLEPSIKMSLGHFSENPILFALLPLIFLNKCAFGCKVEVDALRSLVHQPHPIMLGILGQFVVMPLYGYLMSLAFSLPKALALGLVISCSSPGGGGGYLYSLLLGGDVTVAISMTLLSTIAATGLMPLSSSFYGWLLGAHETLHVPFLKIFITLLFIAVPISSGMLVKCKLPRVSRLLLLLIKPFSFTLIIGGLFMAYHMGAFILTSVRPPIILAGVTVPIFGLLVGYLLAWCLGLPGPQRRTVSIEVGVQNSLLALAVLQLSFQRAQADFASQAPFIVALSSTSEMLLLVLGNLAYNKLCSTGS